The DNA window GCAGTACTTCTCGTCAGCCACTAAGAGCGACGCCAGGCGCCTCGTGCTTGAGGGCAACATCATTAAGGGCCTCGGCCTGGTGCTCATGGCCTTCTTCATGAACTACCACCTGTTATACACGGCACTCGTTGCCACGGTGATGGCAGGCTCAGGCATAAGCTCCATGGGGCTCTCGCTCCTCAGCGAGTACTACAGCAGGGGAAGCAGGAGCTTCCTGCTCTCACGCATGGCCTTCTACTCGTCCCTGGGGTCCCTCCCAGTTATAGTGGCCGGCGGGCTCTACATGGCAACTAACGTGGAGCTGGCCAAGTACATCTTTGTGGTGTCCGCCGTGGCCTCAACGCTCTCCACAGCCATAGTCTTTGACCTTCCCTATGATGAGCGGCCCAGGGAGAGGTCCCTTAGGCTCTCGGTCAAGGGCCTTGAGAAGTTCCTGGCGTTCAACTTCATTTATATGATAGCGTGGTCTTTCGCCTGGCCGCTGTTTCCCCTCGCGCAGGTGCACGTGTTCGGCATGACAACGGAGCAGGTGGCCATAATAAACGTCATAGCCACGACGTCAACGGTAGTGGTGCAGCGATTCATAGGGGGATTCATAGCGAGAAGGATGAAGACTTCCATGTTCATAGGGAGGCTCACTAACACCTTCTTTGCCCTGGCGTACGCCATCTCCCCCAACGTCTACGGCATCTACGCCTCCCAGCTTCTGGCGGGCCTCGCCAACTCAATAAATAACGTGGCCTACTTCTCCTACCTCGTTGACAAGGCTGAGGACAAGAGGGCGGCTATAGGGACCTACAGCGTTGTCATGGGCCTAGGGGCCATAATCGGAGGGGAGCTTGGCGGGTGGACTTTTGAGGCCCTCTACGCTAGTGATGGCTACAGCTGCCTGAGGAGCCTGATGCTCTACGTTGCCATTGCAAGAGCCGCTGCGGCCTCGCTCTTCCTGCTCCTCTAAAGGGCCGACCTGGCTTCCCTCAGGGCCCTGAGCTGCGACTCAAGGTCCCTCGGCGACGATATGATTACGCCGTCCACGCGCTCCCTCAGTGCAGAGACCGCCTCCTTCACCTCGTCAGGCATCACCAGCTCCTCCCTTGGAATAGAGCTCAGCAGCTCCGCGTTTGCCTTACTAAGCACCACCAGGTAGACGTACACTTTAGCGTTCCGCTGGTGCGCGGCCCTGGAGACGTCGCCAATTAGGGGGGAACGCCACGGCCTTGTCACAACATAGAAGTCCGCCCCCGAGGAGACCCTCTGGAGGACCTGCTGAACGGGCTTCGCGAGGCTGAGCAGGTGTCCAACCTTCACCTTCAACCCAAGGCCCCTTATAGTGGCTGCCACATCCTCCGGCGTCGCGGAGCATGGTGAACCTATCGAAGGCCTGTCGCCCCTGAGGAGAAGGAGCCTTGAGATGCCCAGGGACTCCATAGCCATGGCGACGTTCACGGCACCTAGGTGGGCCGTGTCAAGCAGCCTAAGGTGCGCAATTATATCAACATCATTCCTCATACTTGCCTTAAGCGCAGCCGAGACTACTGGCGATGAGGGCGACGGATACCCAAGCGGGGCATCTGGCACGTCAAGCGAGTCAGCCAGCTCAATGAGCCTTGAGGCTATTGATACGATCTTGTTAAATGACCTCTTCGGCGGCAGCTCTGCTATTAACTCGAAGTAGCCCAAAGCACCCTGCCTTGAACTAGCTTTCGCCAAGTGCTTTAAAGCCACCATAATTCAGCGTGTGAAGAGCCTGATGTTGCCGCTAAATGACCCTCTCACCGCCCTGGAGGGCGAGGCTTTCAGCTGTAAAAGGTCTAGCTTTAATGTCGTGTGATGCTACCGCAATACAATCACCTAGCAGCGCTAAAGGGCGCCTAGGGCAAAGCCTAGCAGCGCCAGCGGCACGGCATAAAGTATAGCGTCCTTGACTCCTAGGGCTATCTTCTTGCTGGGTGACGCGACGAGCCTTAGGGACTCATACATGAATATGAGGTCCACGAGAGCTATTGGGACGCTGTAGTAAAGCCTGTTAGCTATGCCTATAAGCGGTGGAACGAAGCTTACAGCTATAGCGGCTAAGATAAAGGCCACAGAGGCGAACGAAGCCCTCCTAACTCCCCAGCTCACCGCGAGGGTGCGCACGCCATGAAGCCTGTCGCCCTCAACGTCGGCCACGCCCTTCGCTATTTCCCTCCCTACCATGAAGAGGAATATCATGAGCGACTCCAGGGCCACCGCAGAGTTTATGCCGTCACTCATAACGGCCCCGTAAAGCATGGGGGACACGCCGGTAAACGCTACCATGGCGTTCCCGAGAAGGCCTAACTTTTTA is part of the Acidilobus sp. 7A genome and encodes:
- a CDS encoding MFS transporter; this translates as MRRISLYNLINGMASSAYSPYISFIGALLGLSGYTLGIVSTAGTFFTNMAQYFSSATKSDARRLVLEGNIIKGLGLVLMAFFMNYHLLYTALVATVMAGSGISSMGLSLLSEYYSRGSRSFLLSRMAFYSSLGSLPVIVAGGLYMATNVELAKYIFVVSAVASTLSTAIVFDLPYDERPRERSLRLSVKGLEKFLAFNFIYMIAWSFAWPLFPLAQVHVFGMTTEQVAIINVIATTSTVVVQRFIGGFIARRMKTSMFIGRLTNTFFALAYAISPNVYGIYASQLLAGLANSINNVAYFSYLVDKAEDKRAAIGTYSVVMGLGAIIGGELGGWTFEALYASDGYSCLRSLMLYVAIARAAAASLFLLL
- a CDS encoding geranylgeranylglycerol-phosphate geranylgeranyltransferase produces the protein MAKITAAVELMRPLNGLMMGLIVIVGAIVAGRGWLPPALDLVGGVLVAFLLTSSAMVLNDIVDLGIDAVNAPQRPIPSGRVTVGEAKALFAIISALGLAISAVMGLPELAVAAISYVDAVLYDTVTKKLGLLGNAMVAFTGVSPMLYGAVMSDGINSAVALESLMIFLFMVGREIAKGVADVEGDRLHGVRTLAVSWGVRRASFASVAFILAAIAVSFVPPLIGIANRLYYSVPIALVDLIFMYESLRLVASPSKKIALGVKDAILYAVPLALLGFALGAL